A genomic region of Ictidomys tridecemlineatus isolate mIctTri1 chromosome 10, mIctTri1.hap1, whole genome shotgun sequence contains the following coding sequences:
- the Igsf6 gene encoding immunoglobulin superfamily member 6: METVNRGKILLGLEINLVLFYVGAVGACTVSVRQPHYLEVDYTHKAVTIECTFSTTECPSEQPISLWFRYGTQQPENLCLDGCRSEMDKFTVGEALAQNRVSLTVNRVTSNDSAIYICGIAFPREKTARAKQTGEGTILVVRESKLLSKELQSLLTVLLVLLSIYITGVCVAFTVLSKSKSNILRNRETKEDSQKKKSARRIFQEIAQELYHKRYAETGPQLEKDNIYENRREFSNCERP, translated from the exons GTGCTGTGGGTGCCTGTACTGTCTCCGTTAGGCAGCCACATTACCTAGAGGTGGACTATACTCACAAGGCTGTCACTATAGAGTGCACCTTCTCCACAACTGAATGCCCTTCAGAGCAACCCATCAGCCTGTGGTTTCGCTATGGCACTCAGCAGCCTGAGAACCTGTGCTTGGATGGATGCAGAAGTGAAATGGACAAATTCACAGTGGGGGAAGCCCTGGCCCAGAACCGAGTTTCTCTCACTGTCAACAGGGTGACATCAAATGACAGTGCAATTTACATCTGTGGAATAGCATTTCCTAGAGAAAAGACAGCGAGAGCCAAGCAAACTGGAGAAGGGACCATACTGGTGGTAAGAG AAAGTAAGCTTCTCAGCAAGGAACTGCAGAGTCTCCTGACAGTGCTCTTAGTGCTGCTCTCCATCTACATTACTGGGGTATGTGTGGCCTTCACAGTCCTCTCCAAG TCAAAATCTAATATTCtaagaaacagagaaacaaaagaagattcacaaaag AAGAAAAGTGCTCGACGTATTTTTCAGGAAATTGCTCAAGAACTATATCACAAAAGATACGCAGAAACAGGCCCACAACTT GAGAAAGACAATAtttatgaaaacagaagagaatttTCCAACTGTGAAAGACCATAG